In Uranotaenia lowii strain MFRU-FL chromosome 2, ASM2978415v1, whole genome shotgun sequence, one genomic interval encodes:
- the LOC129743452 gene encoding uncharacterized protein LOC129743452 — protein MAYDLRHLSKKERFLGNLLENLEEFLLEYDDVRDKGSLQPRLTKLEEAYDTFCAVRIEMESILEDLDLANDEDNDDDEERTMKKETRNKENKKVFKQFVNRYFVIKQQLMSKMESIPAPPVQRRSSVSDLPCHTKYPELTLPTFSGKLSDWINFRDNFRSLIHDNAQLNEMDKFNYLRTSLKDDALLQINQIQVSAINYGLAWSTLESKYENHKLIAQEHMRALFAAPVMRTESFEGLNSLLTTFKTNLQQLEKLGQKTNSWNTLLAFMLSQKLDAKTYRMWETHHASKTVPSYEAMVVFLETQCTILQSTVSRSENHDQLNLIAPISHSTIASERLCIICRNGRHRAEQCQTFSRMRVIDRKDLVRSMGLCFNCLNSEHFVADCGQHSCEKCGQRHHYLLHPYYSPHLSRSNVQNFYQASRRPQRANSRSYSEPDTQHTQSRMNRNQISQNPQSTQQPPPTNMPSVSHHTTTLLSTQRHTHTAILSTAVVLLVDNSGNKVLARALLDNGSQINMMTENLSKKLKFKRFRESLPVKGVGGSICVSTESVKARIESSTSSYCIAEMKFFVLPRITVDLPQRSFDINTWKLPSSIHLADPMFNESSSVDLVIGVSTFYDLLLAEQMRIIDSGPILQNTQLGWIVAGELPEAPIISYSAISPEVSTDGKSHHLKKLCVLESHQTESSSMKESTYGDVLERTANRGNNEYAISLPHASSVIMLCVYAIVFPISVGNGMSDSRLDWLLRAAVSQNNST, from the exons ATTGAGATGGAATCTATTTTGGAAGATTTGGATTTGGCGAACGACGAagacaacgacgacgatgagGAACGTACAATGAAAAAAGAAACCCGCAATAAggaaaacaagaaagttttcaaGCAATTCGTTAATCggtattttgtaataaaacaacAGTTGATGTCGAAGATGGAATCGATCCCTGCTCCACCAGTGCAACGAAGATCCTCTGTTTCCGACTTGCCTTGTCACACAAAGTATCCAGAGCTTACGCTACCAACCTTCTCCGGGAAACTTTCTGACTGGATTAATTTCAGAGACAACTTTCGTTCATTGATTCACGACAACGCGCAACTGAATGAAATGGACAAATTCAACTACCTTCGAACCTCCCTGAAAGATGATGCGCTGCTCCAGATTAATCAGATTCAAGTATCAGCGATTAACTACGGTCTAGCTTGGAGCACATTGGAATCGAAGTACGAGAACCATAAGCTTATAGCTCAAGAGCATATGAGAGCACTCTTTGCAGCACCTGTCATGCGGACAGAAAGTTTTGAAGGGTTGAATTCGTTGCTGACAACTTTCAAAACTAACCTCCAACAGTTGGAGAAGCTTGGCCAGAAAACCAACAGTTGGAACACTCTTTTGGCGTTTATGCTTTCGCAAAAGCTGGACGCAAAAACATACCGTATGTGGGAGACACACCATGCGTCTAAAACCGTGCCTTCTTATGAAGCCATGGTTGTGTTCTTGGAAACTCAATGTACAATTCTACAATCAACTGTCAGTCGAAGTGAGAATCATGACCAACTGAATCTCATTGCCCCAATCAGTCACAGTACCATTGCTTCGGAGAGATTGTGCATCATCTGCAGGAATGGACGGCATAGAGCAGAGCAATGCCAAACATTCTCGAGGATGAGGGTGATTGATCGTAAAGACTTGGTTCGTAGCATGGGATTATGCTTCAATTGCTTGAATTCCGAACATTTTGTCGCGGATTGTGGTCAACATTCCTGTGAAAAGTGTGGACAGCGTCATCACTATCTTTTGCATCCGTATTACTCACCTCACTTGAGCCGGTCGAACGTACAGAACTTTTATCAAGCCTCTCGAAGACCTCAACGCGCGAACAGTCGATCATACAGTGAACCTGATACACAACATACTCAATCCCGGATGAATagaaatcaaatatctcaaaacccCCAATCTACACAACAGCCACCTCCCACAAACATGCCCTCCGTTAGTCACCACACTACTACTCTACTCAGTACACAACGACACACCCACACTGCAATTCTATCAACTGCTGTTGTTTTGCTGGTCGATAACAGCGGAAACAAAGTTTTGGCCCGAGCATTGTTAGAcaatgggtctcaaataaacatGATGACAGAGAATCTttcgaaaaagttgaaatttaaacgTTTTCGAGAAAGTTTGCCAGTGAAAGGTGTTGGAGGGTCCATTTGCGTATCGACAGAGTCTGTTAAAGCCCGTATTGAATCAAGCACATCATCGTATTGTATTGCCGAAATGAAATTCTTTGTTTTGCCTCGAATCACGGTGGATTTGCCCCAAAGAAGTTTTGATATAAACACCTGGAAACTACCGTCGTCTATCCACCTAGCAGATCCCATGTTCAATGAATCTAGCTCAGTTGATCTGGTCATAGGAGTCTCCACGTTTTATGATTTATTGTTAGCGGAGCAGATGAGGATCATCGACAGTGGTCCTATTTTACAAAACACCCAGTTGGGATGGATCGTAGCAGGAGAGCTTCCGGAAGCACCAATTATTTCTTACAGCGCAATCTCACCCGAAGTTTCCACTGATGGAAAAAgccatcatttaaaaaagttgtgtgtATTGGAGTCTCATCAAACGGAAAGCTCCTCGATGAAAGAGTCAACATATGGAGATGTTCTCGAAAGAACCGCTAATCGAGGAAA CAACGAATACGCTATATCCCTGCCACACGCATCGTCAGTGATCATGTTGTGCGTGTATGCAATAGTATTCCCAATTAGTGTGGGCAACGGAATGAGCGATAGTCGTCTAGATTGGCTATTGCGAGCTGCTGTTAGCCAAAACAATAGCACCTAA